A genomic stretch from Chloroflexota bacterium includes:
- a CDS encoding nuclear transport factor 2 family protein, translating to MTRPGELAEAIVAAISRHDADAVAACFAEDYEDEAPARRGEVVRGRDEVRANFARMFTSMPDVTAGILRLAERENEVWMEWRLSGTRDDELCAPLCRLPDRRGHS from the coding sequence GTGACCCGACCGGGCGAACTCGCCGAAGCCATCGTCGCCGCCATCTCGCGGCACGATGCCGACGCGGTCGCGGCCTGCTTCGCCGAGGACTATGAGGACGAGGCGCCCGCCCGTCGGGGAGAGGTGGTGCGCGGCCGCGACGAGGTGCGTGCCAACTTCGCCCGCATGTTCACGTCCATGCCGGATGTCACCGCGGGGATCCTCCGGCTGGCGGAGCGCGAGAACGAGGTGTGGATGGAGTGGCGGCTGTCCGGGACGCGTGACGACGAGCTGTGCGCGCCTTTGTGCAGACTCCCTGATCGCCGGGGGCACTCTTGA
- a CDS encoding SRPBCC family protein: MGHIRDTFHIDAAPDQVWALGTDPSRYPEWQAGLLEVRDISGPLDRVGSKYTAVYKVMGRRLEATSEVTKVEPGKLIEERGSIVGGGPAVSTLRIEPVSGGTDMTVELDYELPGGLIGDIADKLFMERAIDRQIRHSNENLKALAEAKVGVTA, from the coding sequence ATGGGTCACATCCGCGACACGTTCCACATCGATGCAGCACCGGATCAGGTCTGGGCATTGGGTACCGATCCCTCGCGGTACCCGGAATGGCAGGCCGGCCTCCTCGAGGTCAGGGACATCAGCGGGCCGCTCGACCGAGTCGGCTCCAAGTACACCGCGGTCTATAAGGTGATGGGCCGGCGCCTCGAGGCCACCAGCGAGGTCACCAAGGTCGAGCCGGGAAAGCTGATCGAGGAGCGTGGCTCCATCGTCGGTGGAGGGCCGGCCGTCTCGACGCTTCGCATCGAGCCGGTGTCTGGCGGCACTGACATGACTGTGGAGCTCGACTACGAGCTGCCCGGAGGTCTGATCGGCGACATCGCCGATAAGTTGTTCATGGAGCGCGCGATCGATCGCCAGATTCGCCACTCCAACGAGAACCTCAAGGCCCTCGCCGAGGCAAAGGTCGGCGTTACGGCTTGA
- a CDS encoding nuclear transport factor 2 family protein, translating into MTRRRVTSFASLRRTALDRDDMAGFAAAFAPDAVLHGGEGVEVAGSESIARMIWQLREMTNGTLRWELHDVLANDDHTVALHITRAERNGRSLADRVVYVFHVRDGQISEAWFSGDPRVQADFYG; encoded by the coding sequence GTGACGCGTCGCAGGGTCACGAGTTTCGCCTCGTTGCGGCGGACGGCCCTCGACCGCGATGACATGGCCGGCTTCGCCGCCGCGTTCGCCCCGGATGCGGTTCTGCACGGGGGCGAAGGAGTCGAAGTTGCCGGGTCAGAGAGCATCGCGCGGATGATCTGGCAGCTGCGCGAGATGACGAACGGCACGCTCCGTTGGGAACTGCATGACGTCTTGGCCAATGACGATCACACCGTCGCCCTGCATATCACCCGGGCCGAACGCAACGGCCGCTCGCTGGCGGACCGCGTCGTGTACGTGTTCCACGTGCGCGACGGGCAGATCAGTGAAGCGTGGTTCAGCGGCGACCCGCGAGTCCAGGCCGACTTCTACGGGTAA
- a CDS encoding Crp/Fnr family transcriptional regulator, whose translation MGLRLDHSEREALAASRLGTLPADVLGEVLAGATRVTIPARSTVRPVAGESPHLELVVSGLVRIQVAAADGRALTVRYCRRGALMGAATLYAEAVRPFTIQALTDAELLRLDPARVVRQALRDSRVANALLVETSERVMTFVAEFSGHAFATVRQRIARHLLDLAALDPHSEELAASISQQELADGVGTVREVVVRVLRELRTQGCIRTRRDGIVLTDPERLSAIAAAQER comes from the coding sequence GTGGGATTACGGCTCGATCACAGCGAGCGTGAAGCTCTCGCCGCGTCCCGGCTCGGCACGCTGCCAGCGGATGTCCTGGGCGAAGTGCTGGCGGGCGCTACGCGGGTGACCATCCCAGCGCGATCCACGGTCCGCCCGGTGGCAGGCGAGTCACCGCACCTGGAGCTCGTAGTATCCGGGCTGGTCCGCATCCAGGTCGCCGCCGCAGACGGTAGGGCCTTGACCGTTCGCTACTGCCGCCGCGGAGCGCTCATGGGCGCGGCCACGCTGTACGCCGAGGCCGTCAGGCCCTTCACCATCCAGGCGTTGACGGACGCGGAGCTGCTTCGGCTCGATCCCGCGCGCGTGGTACGGCAGGCGCTCCGCGACTCCCGGGTCGCGAACGCCTTGCTCGTCGAGACGAGCGAGCGAGTGATGACCTTTGTCGCGGAGTTCTCCGGCCACGCCTTCGCCACGGTCCGGCAGCGCATCGCACGGCACCTCCTCGACCTTGCCGCCCTCGACCCGCACTCGGAGGAGCTCGCCGCTTCCATCAGTCAGCAGGAGCTCGCCGATGGGGTCGGAACGGTGCGCGAGGTCGTCGTCCGGGTCCTCCGCGAGCTGCGGACGCAGGGCTGCATCCGGACCCGCCGCGACGGGATCGTGCTCACCGACCCGGAGCGGCTTTCGGCCATCGCCGCCGCTCAGGAACGATAG
- a CDS encoding FAD-binding oxidoreductase produces MAALTEGRSAYAHLERSFRGDLVGPDHPAYEAQRRVWNGSIDRRPALIARCSGRADVVAALAFARRAGLTAAIRGGGHSFPGFSVVDGGVVIDLGPMKRIDVDPERRVARAEGGVLLGELDRATQAYGLAVPLGSVTHTGIAGLTLGGGFGWLMRKHGLTVDNLLAAEVVTAKGEVVEASAAHNADLFWGLRGGGGNFGIVTDFTYRLNQVAPTVVAGLVLWALEDGAEVGRFYREWALAAPDELTTALIVRRAPAVDLIPAELHGRPVIGVACCWVGEHDRGEAALAAMRQFGTPIVDLVSRRPFVEHQGLLDPSFPHGIWIYSKASDVAALSDGVLEVMLDHGARIRSLRSAMIAWQLGGAVARVGALDTAFSSTRSGYLVDVVGATDSADGFDVERLWARECWEAMAPYRTGAYVNWLMEEGDEHVREVYGEERYRRLQAVKRRYDPKNVFHLNQNIVPG; encoded by the coding sequence ATGGCAGCTCTGACGGAAGGCCGCAGCGCATACGCCCACCTCGAGCGCTCGTTCCGCGGCGACCTCGTCGGTCCAGACCATCCCGCCTACGAGGCGCAGCGCAGGGTGTGGAACGGCTCCATCGACCGCAGGCCCGCGCTGATCGCCCGGTGCTCGGGGCGCGCCGATGTCGTCGCTGCGCTGGCGTTCGCACGACGAGCCGGCTTGACCGCTGCCATCCGGGGCGGCGGACACAGCTTCCCGGGGTTCTCGGTCGTGGACGGCGGAGTGGTCATCGACCTTGGGCCGATGAAGCGCATCGACGTCGATCCCGAGCGTCGGGTGGCGCGCGCCGAGGGTGGCGTACTGCTCGGCGAGCTGGACCGGGCGACCCAGGCGTACGGCCTGGCCGTGCCGCTTGGCTCGGTGACGCACACCGGCATCGCCGGCCTGACTCTGGGTGGTGGCTTCGGATGGCTGATGCGGAAGCACGGTCTGACCGTCGACAACCTGCTCGCGGCCGAGGTCGTCACCGCCAAAGGGGAAGTGGTCGAGGCGAGCGCCGCTCACAATGCGGATCTCTTCTGGGGGCTGCGCGGCGGGGGCGGCAACTTCGGCATCGTCACCGACTTCACCTATCGGCTGAACCAAGTCGCGCCGACGGTCGTCGCCGGCCTCGTCCTGTGGGCACTCGAGGACGGCGCGGAGGTGGGACGCTTCTATCGGGAGTGGGCGCTGGCCGCGCCCGATGAGCTCACCACCGCGCTGATCGTGCGGCGCGCGCCGGCTGTCGACCTGATTCCCGCCGAGCTCCACGGGAGGCCGGTGATCGGCGTCGCGTGCTGCTGGGTCGGCGAGCACGACCGGGGTGAGGCCGCGTTGGCCGCCATGCGGCAGTTCGGCACACCGATCGTCGACCTCGTCAGCCGTCGCCCATTCGTCGAGCACCAGGGGCTCCTTGACCCGAGCTTCCCGCACGGCATCTGGATCTACTCCAAGGCGTCCGACGTCGCCGCGCTCTCGGATGGCGTCCTGGAGGTGATGCTGGATCACGGCGCCCGCATCAGGTCGCTGCGGTCGGCAATGATTGCCTGGCAGCTCGGAGGCGCCGTGGCACGCGTCGGCGCGCTGGACACCGCCTTCAGCAGCACCCGCAGCGGCTACCTCGTGGACGTGGTCGGCGCGACGGACTCGGCCGACGGGTTCGACGTGGAGCGCCTATGGGCCCGCGAGTGCTGGGAGGCTATGGCTCCTTACCGGACGGGCGCCTATGTCAACTGGCTGATGGAGGAGGGCGACGAGCACGTCCGGGAGGTCTACGGCGAGGAACGCTACCGGCGGCTGCAGGCCGTGAAACGCCGGTACGATCCGAAGAACGTCTTCCACCTGAACCAGAACATCGTCCCGGGCTGA
- a CDS encoding SHOCT domain-containing protein produces the protein MFEQCRALMETMMSGAGSWMGMMPMGGGMILIGLVWLILLVAATVLLAWLILRGRGPSAATDARQVLDIRYARGELERETYLRMRADLTDHAPAAR, from the coding sequence ATGTTCGAGCAGTGCCGGGCGCTGATGGAGACCATGATGTCCGGCGCCGGATCGTGGATGGGCATGATGCCGATGGGCGGCGGCATGATCCTCATCGGCCTCGTGTGGCTCATCCTCCTGGTGGCGGCCACCGTCCTCCTCGCCTGGCTCATCCTCCGTGGCCGAGGGCCTAGCGCGGCCACCGACGCGCGCCAGGTCCTCGACATCCGGTACGCCCGCGGCGAGCTCGAGCGCGAGACGTACCTTCGCATGCGAGCCGACCTGACTGACCACGCGCCGGCCGCGCGCTGA
- a CDS encoding peroxiredoxin, which produces MRSSTNYQPPPLPEGLPVPVDDGAAAHLPDRLIPDLKLRSTEGQDVNLAELAATQLVLYIYPKMGRPDDADPPGWNETPGARGCTQQSCAFRDLHYQFRDLGYRVAGVSAQDSEEQEEAAQRLHLSFPLLADPTRQLGEALKLPTLEIAGMILYSRLTLVARARRIVKIFYPVFPPDENAEEVLQWIRSDSSSD; this is translated from the coding sequence ATGAGGTCGAGCACCAACTACCAGCCGCCGCCCCTCCCTGAGGGTCTCCCCGTTCCGGTCGACGACGGTGCGGCTGCACACCTACCAGACCGGCTGATACCCGACCTCAAGCTTCGCTCGACCGAGGGACAAGACGTCAACCTCGCCGAGCTGGCTGCGACACAGCTCGTTCTGTACATCTACCCCAAGATGGGGCGCCCTGACGACGCCGACCCACCTGGCTGGAACGAGACGCCGGGAGCGCGGGGGTGTACGCAGCAGAGCTGCGCCTTCCGCGACCTTCACTATCAGTTCCGTGACCTCGGATACAGGGTTGCAGGCGTGTCTGCCCAAGATAGCGAGGAGCAAGAGGAGGCAGCCCAGCGACTCCACTTGTCGTTTCCCCTCCTGGCTGACCCGACGCGCCAGCTGGGCGAGGCGTTGAAGCTTCCTACCCTCGAGATCGCCGGAATGATCCTTTACAGTCGGCTGACACTCGTCGCCCGAGCGCGCCGCATCGTCAAGATCTTCTACCCGGTGTTCCCACCAGACGAGAACGCCGAGGAGGTCCTGCAGTGGATTCGGTCGGACAGCAGTTCAGACTGA
- a CDS encoding YCF48-related protein: MVAARRKRQTTTPRSAASRRQPSRPTPGRRSSTALLIAAGVAVVGVVAFLILRPLEGGAAPSAWARLNTADVHALAFAPDDPGRLYFGHHNGLLESRDGGRTWQPASLSGADAMNVRAAGEGRIQIAGHEVYLESTDGGASWQPVPNDLPGLDLHAFALDPADADHAWTFAVGFGLFETHDAGRHWALLQSGNWGYLASYRAGDQTALVAVGPEGLVRSVDDGATWQPLAYPGAPLAGGLAAADDGSALYAATSAGLKRSTDQGQTWQSTGFDGVALALAVAPGDPTTVVVVDDATRFYRSADGGASWPLP, translated from the coding sequence GTGGTGGCAGCCAGGCGCAAGCGGCAGACAACGACCCCCCGATCTGCGGCGTCGCGCCGTCAGCCGTCCCGCCCCACGCCCGGACGCCGTTCCAGCACTGCCCTGCTCATCGCCGCCGGAGTCGCTGTGGTGGGGGTGGTGGCCTTCCTCATCCTCCGACCCCTTGAGGGCGGTGCCGCTCCCTCCGCCTGGGCGAGGCTCAATACCGCCGACGTCCACGCCCTGGCCTTCGCGCCGGACGACCCTGGGCGCCTCTACTTCGGCCACCACAATGGCCTACTCGAGTCGCGCGACGGCGGCCGCACCTGGCAGCCGGCCTCGCTCTCGGGCGCCGATGCGATGAACGTCCGGGCGGCCGGCGAGGGACGCATCCAGATCGCTGGGCACGAGGTGTACCTCGAGAGCACCGATGGCGGAGCCAGCTGGCAGCCGGTCCCCAACGACCTGCCCGGCCTCGACCTCCACGCCTTCGCCCTCGATCCCGCCGATGCCGATCACGCCTGGACCTTCGCCGTCGGCTTCGGTCTGTTCGAGACCCACGACGCCGGGCGGCATTGGGCGCTGCTCCAGTCCGGAAACTGGGGCTACCTCGCCAGCTACCGCGCCGGCGACCAGACCGCCCTGGTGGCGGTCGGCCCGGAGGGCCTGGTCCGCAGCGTCGACGATGGTGCGACCTGGCAGCCCCTCGCCTACCCCGGCGCGCCTCTGGCCGGTGGCCTCGCCGCCGCCGACGACGGCAGCGCGCTGTATGCGGCAACCAGCGCCGGTCTGAAGCGTTCGACCGACCAGGGGCAGACCTGGCAGTCGACCGGCTTCGACGGCGTGGCCCTCGCGCTGGCGGTCGCCCCGGGCGACCCGACGACGGTCGTCGTGGTCGACGACGCCACTCGCTTCTACCGCTCAGCGGACGGCGGCGCCAGCTGGCCGCTACCCTAG
- a CDS encoding alpha/beta hydrolase: MAWVDRDGVRIWYEVEGAGPPVLLLHGGAGTGDVWRFAGYVDTLRDDFQLILVDARGHGRSDRPDDYREYRISSHVADAIAVLDDLEVSRAAAVGFSMGGSTALALAALHPDRIAVVVSLDADGGGVGFADHRVPTTQDDWDLVATVEREGLRPLIEMLESEGRPEFAAMFARMDPAAFARQTRAWADPDELDVGVRDIKAPVLYFFGDPTGSQPVMPSSASVIPIPGADHAGVLEATDIVIPAVRDHLRKAFQSLTGGQASADRRGATGRASAKGE, translated from the coding sequence ATGGCGTGGGTCGATCGGGACGGGGTCCGCATCTGGTACGAGGTCGAAGGCGCAGGGCCGCCCGTACTGCTCCTGCACGGAGGCGCTGGCACTGGCGACGTCTGGCGTTTTGCCGGCTACGTGGACACCCTGCGCGATGATTTTCAGCTGATCCTGGTCGACGCCCGCGGGCACGGTCGGAGCGATCGGCCTGACGATTACCGGGAATACCGGATCTCGTCGCACGTGGCGGATGCGATCGCGGTCCTCGACGACCTGGAGGTGTCGCGTGCCGCGGCGGTGGGCTTTTCGATGGGCGGCAGTACGGCCCTGGCCCTGGCGGCACTCCATCCGGATCGGATCGCGGTCGTCGTTTCGCTCGACGCGGATGGCGGGGGGGTGGGGTTCGCGGATCACCGCGTTCCAACCACTCAAGATGACTGGGACCTGGTGGCGACCGTGGAGCGCGAGGGGTTGCGCCCGCTCATCGAGATGCTCGAGAGCGAAGGACGGCCGGAATTCGCCGCGATGTTCGCCCGCATGGACCCGGCCGCATTCGCACGCCAGACAAGAGCCTGGGCCGATCCCGATGAGCTCGACGTTGGCGTTCGGGATATCAAGGCGCCGGTCCTCTATTTCTTCGGGGATCCGACAGGATCCCAGCCGGTCATGCCGTCGAGTGCGAGCGTGATCCCGATTCCGGGTGCCGACCACGCCGGCGTGCTCGAGGCCACCGACATCGTGATTCCGGCCGTGCGGGACCATCTTCGGAAGGCATTCCAGAGCTTGACCGGCGGCCAGGCATCGGCGGACAGGCGTGGAGCTACCGGCCGCGCATCTGCTAAAGGAGAGTAG